The proteins below come from a single Eucalyptus grandis isolate ANBG69807.140 chromosome 3, ASM1654582v1, whole genome shotgun sequence genomic window:
- the LOC104437602 gene encoding stromal cell-derived factor 2-like protein produces the protein MAIGFFGLALFLFLGLDFDEASPSPTYAATSDGVEITYGTVLKLMHEKTKFRLHSHDVPYGSGSGQQSVTGFSGADDANSYWIVRPQPGTSAKQGNRIKSGTIIKLQHMRTRKWLHSHLHASPITGNLEVSCFGGDTESDTGDYWRLMIEGSGKTWRQEQRIRLQHVDTGGFLHSHDKKYQRIAGGQQEVCGIREKRPDNIWLAAEGVYLPIAESK, from the exons ATGGCGATCGGGTTCTTCGGCCTCGCCCTGTTCCTCTTCCTCGGGCTCGACttcgacgaggcctcgccctcCCCTACCTACGCCGCTACGTCGGACGGCGTCGAG ATAACATATGGGACGGTTCTCAAGCTAATGCACGAGAAGACGAAATTCCGGCTTCACTCCCATGATGTACCTTATGGTTCCGGCAGTGGGCAACAGTCTGTCACTGGGTTTTCTGGTGCTGATGATGCCAACAGCTACTGG ATTGTTAGGCCTCAGCCAGGTACCTCAGCTAAACAAGGAAATCGAATCAAAAGTGGGACCATCATTAAGTTGCAACACATGAGGACTAGAAAGTGGTTGCACAGCCACTTGCATGCATCTCCAATAACAGGGAACCTAGAG GTCAGTTGCTTTGGAGGAGATACTGAATCTGATACTGGAGATTATTGGAG GCTTATGATTGAAGGTTCTGGGAAAACTTGGAGGCAAGAACAGAGGATTCGACTCCAACATGTGGATACTGGTGGCTTTTTACACAGTCATGACAAGAAATACCAGCGAATCGCTGGGGGCCAGCAGGAG GTATGCGGTATCCGAGAAAAGCGGCCTGACAATATTTGGTTGGCAGCAGAAGGTGTTTATCTTCCGATTGCAGAAAGCAAATAG